The Lycium barbarum isolate Lr01 chromosome 9, ASM1917538v2, whole genome shotgun sequence genome has a segment encoding these proteins:
- the LOC132609621 gene encoding long-chain-alcohol oxidase FAO4A-like — MADQNGGNTFSNGNMEKGRDAPKNVPLGTLSFSQMHSLNAICDTFLPSIDANSLHQEDMDDSVIKFLHTSASMNGTLQHVAWMISEKIQHPTLKLGKLALWLLSTRIGTFILCGKASLSSQFPYLQNFSKVSPNKREEIVQSWSCSNFKLIKVFYVAMKVLTLFVFFTQVNDKNQNPSWKALGYCGQDPEFKKQEQEKTNKHGEFSDKEEEQLYGPLYKGIITLKQPQKFLFNKLQNLGVSVSRPNLTKRSSSSSCPSFIIECDAVVVGSGSGGGVIAGVLAKAGHKVLVLEKGSYIARTNLSLLEGPSMDQMYLGNGLIMTNDMDFFLLAGSTVGGGSTINWSASIDTPSHVLKDWCNIYELEMFQSESYKEALKIVREKMGVQNEVDEESFQNMILRKGCEELGYPVENIPRNAPSDHYCGWCSMGCKDGRKKGTNETWLLDLVKSGNGAIIQECEALQVIHEQQNYNSRSKALGVACEFQHEGVKEIFMVKSKVTIVACGALSTPSLLKRSGLRNPNIGKNLHIHPVVLAWGHFPDKDTDSVKNLKVWPEAEKKSYEGGIMSAMSKVVANFEESGYGAVIQTPTLHPGMFSVVMPWISGLDIKMRMCKYSRTAHIFALARDKGSGEALSPYSVTYKMEKIDEENLKVGLEKLLRILAAAGAEEIGTHHGTGRKLKVKEANFDEFESFVKEESSREFKNLSLPICSAHQMGSCRMGVDPKISVVNPKGETWEVEDLFIGDTSVFPTALGVNPMVTVQAISYCTAQNVLQVLKNKMD, encoded by the exons ATGGCTGATCAAAATGGTGGCAATACTTTCTCAAATGGGAATATGGAGAAAGGGAGGGATGCTCCAAAAAATGTTCCATTGGGCACACTTTCTTTTAGTCAAATGCATTCACTTAATGCTATTTGTGACACTTTCTTGCCATCCATTGATGCTAATTCTCTTCATCAAGAGGATATGGATGATTCTGTCATCAAATTCCTTCACACTTCTGCCTCCATGAATGGAACCCTTCAACAT gtAGCATGGATGATAAGTGAAAAAATTCAACATCCAACGCTAAAGTTGGGCAAATTAGCTCTATGGCTTCTATCAACAAGGATAGGAACTTTCATACTTTGTGGTAAGGCAAGCTTGTCGAGCCAATTCCCATACTTGCAAAACTTCTCTAAGGTCTCACCAAATAAGAGAGAAGAAATAGTTCAATCATGGTCATGCAGCAACTTCAAACTCATCAAGGTTTTCTATGTTGCCATGAAAGTTCTAACTCTCTTTGTATTCTTCACTCAG GTGAATGACAAAAACCAGAACCCATCATGGAAAGCACTTGGCTACTGTGGACAAGATCCAGAATTCAAGaagcaagaacaagaaaaaacGAACAAACATGGAGAATTTTCAGACAAAGAAGAAGAACAGCTATATGGACCACTTTACAAAGGGATCATTACTCTAAAACAACCACAAAAATTCCTATTCAACAAGCTCCAAAACCTAGGGGTTTCAGTCTCAAGACCAAATCTAACAAAGAGAAGCTCATCATCAAGTTGTCCTTCTTTCATCATTGAATGTGATGCAGTGGTAGTTGGTTCGGGCTCTGGTGGTGGAGTTATAGCTGGTGTTCTTGCAAAAGCTGGACACAAAGTTCTAGTCTTGGAAAAAGGAAGTTATATTGCTAGAACAAATCTTTCCCTTCTTGAAGGTCCTTCGATGGATCAAATGTACCTTGGAAATGGACTAATAATGACCAATGACATGGATTTTTTTCTCCTAGCGGGGTCCACGGTTGGTGGTGGCTCGACGATAAATTGGTCAGCTTCAATTGACACTCCATCACACGTTCTAAAAGATTGGTGCAACATCTATGAACTGGAAATGTTCCAAAGCGAATCCTACAAGGAGGCATTGAAAATTGTTCGTGAGAAAATGGGAGTTCAAAATGAGGTTGATGAGGAAAGTTTTCAAAACATGATTTTGAGAAAAGGGTGTGAAGAATTAGGGTACCCTGTGGAAAATATACCAAGAAATGCACCCTCAGATCATTATTGTGGATGGTGCAGCATGGGATGTAAAGATGGGAGGAAAAAAGGCACAAATGAGACATGGCTATTGGATTTAGTGAAATCAGGCAATGGTGCAATAATTCAAGAATGTGAGGCTCTACAAGTAATCCATGAACAACAAAATTATAACTCTAGAAGTAAAGCTCTTGGAGTTGCTTGTGAATTTCAACATGAAGGGGTGAAAGAAATTTTCATGGTGAAATCCAAAGTCACAATTGTAGCTTGTGGTGCGCTAAGCACCCCTTCATTGCTCAAGAGAAGTGGTTTAAGAAATCCGAATATTGGCAAAAACTTACACATCCATCCGGTTGTTTTGGCGTGGGGACACTTTCCAGATAAAGACACTGACAGCGTAAAAAATCTTAAAGTATGGCCAGAGGCAGAGAAGAAGAGTTACGAAGGAGGAATAATGTCCGCAATGTCTAAAGTCGTCGCGAATTTCGAGGAATCGGGCTACGGTGCGGTGATACAAACACCAACATTGCACCCTGGCATGTTCTCAGTGGTAATGCCATGGATTTCAGGCCTAGATATCAAGATGAGAATGTGCAAATATTCAAGAACTGCACATATATTTGCTTTGGCAAGAGATAAGGGCTCAGGAGAAGCACTTTCACCATATTCAGTAACATACAAGATGGAAAAAATTGATGAGGAAAATCTAAAG GTCGGTCTAGAAAAGCTGTTAAGAATCTTGGCAGCTGCTGGAGCAGAAGAAATTGGAACTCACCATGGAACAGGAAGGAAATTGAAGGTGAAAGAAGCAAATTTTGATGAATTTGAGAGTTTTGTGAAAGAAGAAAGTTCAAGAGAATTTAAAAATCTCTCACTACCTATATGTTCAGCACATCAAATGGGAAGTTGTAGAATGGGAGTGGATCCAAAAATATCAGTTGTTAACCCTAAAGGAGAGACATGGGAAGTAGAGGATTTGTTTATTGGTGATACAAGTGTTTTTCCAACTGCACTTGGTGTGAATCCAATGGTAACTGTTCAGGCAATTTCTTATTGCACTGCACAAAATGTACTTCAAGTTCTTAAGAATAAGATGGATTAA